One genomic region from Streptomyces venezuelae encodes:
- a CDS encoding rhomboid-like protein — MPSETSPGGEPSRPIRSWVRSSPGTHVWLAIIAFTSLVIALSPAGLETYLLHRNSSNLHQLSHHPVRALLGSAFWIEDPADLLLYAVLFEVLHAPVERWLGTAKWLFTVATAHIAATLISQQVVLAAIRLHDVPRSMAHAVDIGVSYGLAASAGILTYRLARPWRRLYLAGVLAFFLVPLATDRTYTDLGHAISLAIGLACYPLTRGKPVAPEHGSGAH, encoded by the coding sequence GTGCCGAGTGAAACCTCTCCGGGTGGCGAACCGTCCCGGCCGATCAGGTCGTGGGTGCGTTCGTCACCCGGTACGCATGTGTGGCTGGCGATCATCGCGTTCACCAGCCTCGTCATCGCGCTCTCCCCCGCGGGCCTGGAGACCTATCTCCTCCACCGCAACAGCAGCAATCTCCACCAGCTCTCGCACCACCCCGTACGGGCCCTGCTCGGCAGCGCGTTCTGGATCGAGGACCCGGCCGACCTCCTGCTGTACGCGGTGCTCTTCGAGGTCCTGCACGCCCCCGTGGAACGCTGGCTCGGCACCGCGAAATGGCTCTTCACCGTCGCGACGGCGCACATCGCGGCGACGCTCATCAGCCAGCAGGTGGTCCTGGCGGCCATCCGGCTCCACGACGTGCCGCGCAGCATGGCGCACGCCGTCGACATCGGGGTCAGCTATGGGCTCGCCGCCTCGGCCGGGATCCTGACCTACCGGCTGGCGCGCCCCTGGCGCCGGCTCTACCTGGCCGGAGTGCTCGCGTTCTTCCTCGTACCGCTCGCCACCGACCGGACGTACACCGACCTCGGCCACGCGATCTCGCTGGCGATCGGCCTCGCCTGCTACCCGCTGACCCGCGGAAAACCAGTCGCTCCCGAACACGGCTCCGGCGCACACTAG
- a CDS encoding ABC transporter permease — MYNPTVARLTYRALLGRRRALILFLLPAMLVLIAAAVRGFNGADDQVAADVLGGFALATMVPLIGVIAGTGAIGPEIDDGSIVYLLSKPVKRPTIIFTKLIVAIAVTMVFSAVPTLIAGFVLNGNGQQVAVAYTVAALVASIAYSAIFLLLGTISRHAVVIGLVYALVWETLFGSLISGAKTLSVQQWSLALAEKVTGDGLIDSEVGLTTATVLLAAVTVAATWFAGHKLRTLTLAGEE; from the coding sequence ATGTACAACCCCACAGTCGCCCGGCTCACCTACCGGGCCCTCCTCGGCCGCCGGCGTGCGCTGATCCTCTTCCTGCTGCCCGCCATGCTGGTGCTCATCGCGGCGGCGGTGCGCGGCTTCAACGGCGCGGACGACCAAGTCGCCGCCGACGTCCTGGGCGGCTTCGCGCTGGCCACGATGGTGCCGCTGATCGGTGTGATCGCCGGGACGGGCGCGATAGGGCCGGAGATCGACGACGGCTCGATCGTCTACCTGCTGTCCAAGCCGGTGAAGCGACCCACGATCATCTTCACGAAGCTCATCGTGGCGATCGCCGTCACCATGGTCTTCTCGGCGGTGCCGACGCTGATCGCCGGCTTCGTGCTCAACGGCAACGGCCAGCAGGTCGCGGTGGCGTACACGGTGGCGGCCCTGGTGGCCTCCATCGCCTACAGCGCGATCTTCCTGCTGCTCGGCACGATCAGCCGGCACGCGGTGGTCATCGGCCTGGTGTACGCCCTGGTCTGGGAGACCCTCTTCGGCTCCCTGATCTCCGGCGCCAAGACCCTGAGCGTCCAGCAGTGGTCGCTCGCGCTCGCGGAGAAGGTCACCGGCGACGGTCTGATCGACTCCGAGGTCGGTCTCACCACGGCGACCGTGCTCCTCGCGGCGGTCACGGTCGCGGCGACCTGGTTCGCCGGCCACAAGCTGCGGACGCTGACCCTGGCGGGCGAGGAGTAG
- the serS gene encoding serine--tRNA ligase, with product MIDLRLLREDPDRVRASQRARGEDVALVDALLSADERRRSSGVRFDELRSEQKALGKLIPRATPEERAELLQKAEQLKTDVKAAEAEQNEADETAKRLLLQLGNIVHTDVPVGGEEDFVVLETHGTIRDFAAEGFEPKDHLELGEALGAIDVERGAKVSGSRFYYLTGVGALLELALVNAAIAQATEAGFIPMLTPALVRPRAMEGTGFLGQAAENVYHLEKDDYYLVGTSEVPLAAYHMDEIIDADKLPLRYAGFSPCFRREAGTYGKDTRGIFRVHQFDKVEMFSYVAPEDAENEHKRLLDWEKQWLTALELPFQVIDVATGDLGSSASRKFDCEAWIPTQGKYRELTSASNCDSFQARRLSVRMRDEQGGKKTVQPLATLNGTLCAVPRTIVAILENHQLPDGSVRVPEMLRPYLGGREVLEPIAK from the coding sequence GTGATTGACCTTCGCCTGCTCCGTGAGGACCCCGACCGTGTTCGCGCCTCCCAGCGCGCCCGTGGAGAGGACGTCGCGCTCGTCGACGCCCTGCTCTCCGCCGATGAGCGGCGCAGGTCGTCCGGCGTCCGCTTCGACGAGCTCCGATCCGAGCAGAAGGCGCTCGGAAAGCTGATCCCCAGGGCCACGCCCGAGGAGCGCGCCGAGCTCCTGCAGAAGGCGGAACAGCTCAAGACCGACGTCAAGGCCGCCGAGGCCGAGCAGAACGAGGCCGACGAGACGGCCAAGCGGCTCCTGCTCCAGCTCGGGAACATCGTCCACACGGACGTCCCGGTCGGCGGCGAGGAGGACTTCGTCGTCCTGGAGACGCACGGCACCATCCGCGACTTCGCGGCCGAGGGCTTCGAGCCCAAGGACCACCTGGAGCTGGGCGAGGCCCTCGGCGCCATCGACGTCGAGCGGGGCGCCAAGGTCTCCGGCTCGCGCTTCTACTACCTGACCGGCGTGGGCGCCCTCCTGGAGCTCGCCCTGGTCAACGCGGCGATCGCCCAGGCCACCGAGGCCGGCTTCATCCCGATGCTGACCCCGGCGCTGGTCCGCCCGCGCGCCATGGAGGGCACCGGCTTCCTCGGCCAGGCCGCGGAGAACGTGTACCACCTGGAGAAGGACGACTACTACCTCGTCGGCACCTCCGAGGTCCCCCTCGCCGCGTACCACATGGACGAGATCATCGACGCCGACAAGCTGCCCCTGCGGTACGCGGGCTTCTCGCCCTGCTTCCGCCGCGAGGCCGGCACGTACGGCAAGGACACCCGCGGCATCTTCCGCGTCCACCAGTTCGACAAGGTCGAGATGTTCTCGTACGTCGCGCCCGAGGACGCGGAGAACGAGCACAAGCGACTCCTGGACTGGGAGAAGCAGTGGCTGACCGCCCTGGAGCTGCCCTTCCAGGTCATCGACGTCGCCACCGGCGACCTCGGCTCCTCCGCCTCCCGCAAGTTCGACTGCGAGGCGTGGATCCCGACCCAGGGCAAGTACCGCGAGCTCACCTCCGCCTCGAACTGCGACAGCTTCCAGGCCCGCCGCCTCTCCGTCCGCATGCGCGACGAGCAGGGCGGCAAGAAGACCGTGCAGCCGCTGGCCACCCTGAACGGCACGCTGTGCGCCGTACCGCGCACGATCGTGGCGATCCTGGAGAACCACCAGCTGCCCGACGGTTCCGTGCGCGTCCCGGAGATGCTGCGGCCCTACCTCGGTGGCCGTGAGGTCCTGGAGCCGATCGCCAAGTGA
- a CDS encoding FadR/GntR family transcriptional regulator yields MALKAAGRTSLVDSVVEQLRAQLTDGEWEVGDRIPTEHELAQQLGVGRNTVREAVRVLVHAGLLESRQGNGTFVRSTTDPAAVLRGVRHAGAADVLELRVALEAEAARLAAVRRDTHDLLRLRAALTTLREEGDRDADADLAFHLAVVGATHNATFVEVYRFFSAQVHEVLVEALGDREMPPVDIDAHEALVEAVEAGDPEAAERQARELLRVPRETVAALTDGTSRNR; encoded by the coding sequence ATGGCACTCAAGGCGGCGGGGCGGACCTCGCTGGTGGACTCCGTCGTGGAACAACTGCGCGCGCAGCTCACGGACGGGGAGTGGGAGGTCGGCGACCGCATCCCCACCGAGCACGAGCTCGCGCAGCAGCTCGGCGTGGGCCGCAACACCGTCCGCGAGGCGGTCCGGGTCCTCGTCCACGCCGGTCTCCTGGAGTCCCGGCAGGGCAACGGCACCTTCGTCAGGTCGACCACCGACCCGGCCGCCGTCCTGCGCGGGGTGCGCCACGCGGGTGCCGCGGACGTCCTCGAACTGCGGGTCGCCCTGGAGGCGGAGGCCGCCCGGCTCGCGGCCGTACGCCGGGACACCCACGACCTGCTGCGACTGCGGGCGGCCCTGACCACGCTGCGGGAGGAGGGCGACCGGGACGCGGACGCCGACCTCGCCTTCCACCTGGCGGTCGTGGGCGCGACGCACAACGCGACCTTCGTCGAGGTGTACCGCTTCTTCTCCGCCCAGGTGCACGAGGTGCTGGTGGAGGCGCTCGGCGACCGCGAGATGCCGCCCGTCGACATCGACGCCCACGAGGCCCTCGTGGAGGCGGTCGAGGCGGGCGACCCGGAGGCGGCGGAGCGCCAGGCCCGGGAGCTGCTGCGGGTCCCGAGGGAGACGGTGGCGGCCCTGACCGACGGGACGAGCCGGAACCGATGA
- the efeB gene encoding iron uptake transporter deferrochelatase/peroxidase subunit, whose translation MTESDNSGNSDSNRDDNPVEISRRRLLGTVGAAGATGLVIGAAGGVGISSAVSGDDTAGGSGAGGPQALTSVGATEVMFHGKHQAGITEPLQSRGHLIAFDLAPGAGRKEAMALLRRWSATAKVLMAGKAPAEDTGIALDAGPSSLTVTFGFGRTFFDRTGLTSRRPDQLDPLPAFSSDALDPRRSEGDLWVQIGADDALVAFHALRAVQKDAGDAARVRWQMNGFNRSAGATAKPMTARNLMGQVDGTGNPKPTEPDFDRRIFVPAGATGAQDWMAGGSYAVVRRIRMLLDDWEKLPLDGQEKVIGRRKSDGAPLTGGRETTELDLNKFGPDGKLVIPDNAHSRISAPEQNGGAAMLRRPFSFHDGIGPDGTPDAGLLFICWQADPFRGFVPVQRKLDRGDALSAFIRHESSGLFAVPGGPAEGEYVGQRLLEA comes from the coding sequence GTGACCGAGAGCGACAACAGCGGCAACAGCGACAGCAACCGCGACGACAACCCTGTGGAGATCTCCCGACGGCGGCTGCTCGGCACCGTCGGTGCCGCGGGTGCGACCGGACTCGTCATCGGCGCGGCGGGCGGCGTCGGGATCTCCTCGGCGGTGTCGGGCGACGACACTGCGGGGGGCTCCGGCGCGGGCGGGCCGCAGGCCCTGACCTCCGTCGGCGCGACCGAGGTGATGTTTCACGGGAAACATCAGGCCGGCATCACCGAGCCCCTTCAGTCCCGCGGCCATCTGATCGCCTTCGATCTCGCACCGGGTGCCGGGCGCAAGGAGGCCATGGCCCTGCTGCGCCGCTGGTCGGCCACGGCGAAGGTCCTGATGGCGGGGAAGGCCCCGGCCGAGGACACGGGCATCGCGCTCGACGCAGGTCCCTCCTCCCTGACGGTCACCTTCGGCTTCGGCCGTACGTTCTTCGATCGCACTGGGCTGACCTCGCGCCGCCCCGACCAGCTCGACCCTCTGCCCGCCTTCTCCTCCGACGCGCTCGATCCCCGGCGCTCCGAGGGCGACCTGTGGGTGCAGATCGGCGCCGACGACGCGCTCGTCGCCTTCCACGCCCTGCGGGCCGTCCAGAAGGACGCGGGCGACGCGGCCCGGGTGCGCTGGCAGATGAACGGCTTCAACCGCTCGGCCGGCGCCACCGCGAAGCCGATGACCGCGCGCAACCTCATGGGTCAGGTCGACGGCACGGGCAACCCGAAGCCCACGGAGCCCGACTTCGACCGGCGGATCTTCGTCCCGGCCGGGGCCACCGGCGCCCAGGACTGGATGGCCGGGGGTTCGTACGCGGTGGTGCGGCGGATCCGGATGCTGCTCGACGACTGGGAGAAGCTCCCGCTCGACGGGCAGGAGAAGGTGATCGGCCGCCGGAAGTCCGACGGTGCGCCGCTCACCGGCGGCAGAGAGACCACCGAACTCGACCTGAACAAGTTCGGGCCGGACGGGAAGCTGGTCATCCCGGACAACGCCCACTCCCGGATCTCCGCCCCCGAACAGAACGGCGGGGCGGCGATGCTCCGCAGGCCCTTCTCCTTCCACGACGGGATCGGCCCGGACGGGACACCGGACGCCGGGCTCCTCTTCATCTGCTGGCAGGCCGATCCGTTCCGGGGATTCGTCCCGGTGCAGCGCAAGCTCGACCGGGGCGACGCGCTGTCCGCATTCATCCGGCACGAGTCGAGCGGCCTCTTCGCGGTCCCGGGCGGCCCCGCCGAGGGCGAGTACGTGGGCCAGCGACTCCTGGAGGCGTAA
- the lpdA gene encoding dihydrolipoyl dehydrogenase, which translates to MSDRFDVVVLGAGPGGYVAAIRAAQLGKRVAVVEEKYWGGVCLNVGCIPTKALLRNAELAHIFNHEAKTFGIKVDGTVTFDYGDAFRRSRSVADGRVKGVHFLMKKNGITEFNGRGTFLDANTLQVAKADGTSETITFDNCIIATGATPRLLPGTARSERVVSYEEQILAEDAPKSIVIAGAGAIGIEFAYVLNNYGTKVTIVEFLDRIAPLEDEEVSKELAKQYRKLGIDVLTSTRVEAIDESGPQVRVTVTGKDGVQKVLEADKVLQAIGFAPNVTGYGLEATGVALTERGAIDVDGRCRTSVPHIYAIGDVTAKLMLAHTAEAMGVIAAETIGDAETMELDYPMIPRATYCQPQIASFGWTEAQAREKGFDVKVAKFPFVANGKAHGLGDATGFVKIIADGTHGEIIGAHLIGPDVTELLPELTLAQQWDLTVHEVARNVHAHPTLGEAVKEAIHGIAGHMINF; encoded by the coding sequence ATGTCAGACCGCTTCGACGTCGTCGTACTCGGAGCTGGCCCCGGCGGCTACGTCGCCGCCATCCGCGCCGCCCAGCTGGGCAAGCGGGTCGCGGTCGTCGAGGAGAAGTACTGGGGCGGTGTCTGCCTGAACGTCGGCTGCATCCCCACCAAGGCGCTGCTGCGCAACGCCGAACTCGCCCACATCTTCAACCACGAGGCGAAGACCTTCGGCATCAAGGTCGACGGCACCGTCACCTTCGACTACGGCGACGCCTTCCGCCGCAGCCGCTCCGTCGCGGACGGCCGGGTCAAGGGTGTCCACTTCCTCATGAAGAAGAACGGCATCACCGAGTTCAACGGCCGGGGCACCTTCCTCGACGCGAACACCCTCCAGGTGGCCAAGGCCGACGGCACCTCGGAGACGATCACCTTCGACAACTGCATCATCGCGACCGGCGCCACCCCGCGCCTGCTCCCGGGCACGGCCCGCAGCGAGCGCGTCGTGTCGTACGAGGAGCAGATCCTCGCCGAGGACGCCCCGAAGTCGATCGTCATCGCCGGCGCCGGCGCCATCGGCATCGAGTTCGCGTACGTGCTGAACAATTACGGCACGAAGGTCACGATCGTCGAGTTCCTCGACCGGATCGCCCCGCTGGAGGACGAGGAGGTCTCCAAGGAGCTCGCGAAGCAGTACCGCAAGCTCGGCATCGACGTCCTGACCTCCACCCGTGTCGAGGCCATCGACGAGTCCGGCCCGCAGGTCCGCGTCACCGTCACCGGCAAGGACGGCGTCCAGAAGGTCCTGGAGGCCGACAAGGTCCTCCAGGCCATCGGCTTCGCCCCGAACGTCACCGGCTACGGCCTGGAGGCCACCGGTGTCGCGCTGACCGAGCGCGGCGCGATCGACGTCGACGGCCGCTGCCGCACCTCCGTGCCGCACATCTACGCCATCGGTGACGTCACCGCGAAGCTGATGCTCGCGCACACCGCCGAGGCCATGGGCGTCATCGCGGCCGAGACCATCGGGGACGCCGAGACGATGGAGCTCGACTACCCGATGATCCCGCGGGCGACCTACTGCCAGCCGCAGATCGCCAGCTTCGGCTGGACCGAGGCGCAGGCCCGTGAGAAGGGCTTCGACGTCAAGGTCGCCAAGTTCCCCTTCGTGGCGAACGGCAAGGCGCACGGTCTGGGCGACGCCACGGGCTTCGTCAAGATCATCGCCGACGGCACGCACGGTGAGATCATCGGCGCCCACCTGATCGGCCCCGACGTCACCGAGCTGCTGCCCGAGCTGACGCTGGCCCAGCAGTGGGACCTCACCGTCCACGAGGTCGCCCGGAACGTCCACGCGCACCCGACGCTGGGCGAGGCCGTGAAGGAAGCGATTCACGGCATTGCCGGACACATGATCAATTTCTGA
- the pheA gene encoding prephenate dehydratase — protein sequence MSATRFTYLGPEGTFTEAALRTLPEAATRELIPMVSVPAALDAVRNGEAAAALVPIENSVEGGVTATLDELASGEPLTIYREVLLPIAFALLVRPGTKLSEIKTVTGHPVAQPQVRNWLRAHLPDALWESAASNADGARLVQEGRFDAAFAGEFAAATYGLEPLVTEIHDAENAETRFVLVGRPARPAAPTGADKTSVVLWLGDDHPGALLELLQEFAVRGVNLMLIQSRPTGAGIGNYCFAVDAEGHISDRRVGEALMGLKRMCPKIRFLGSYPRAGVAIEDVSPLRRGTSDVEFTEASDWLARAQDGRA from the coding sequence ATGTCCGCCACCCGGTTCACGTACCTCGGCCCCGAAGGCACCTTCACTGAGGCCGCGCTGCGTACGCTGCCCGAGGCCGCGACCCGGGAGCTCATCCCGATGGTCTCGGTCCCGGCCGCGCTCGACGCCGTACGGAACGGGGAGGCCGCCGCCGCGCTCGTACCGATCGAGAACTCGGTCGAGGGCGGGGTGACCGCGACGCTGGACGAGCTGGCCTCCGGCGAACCGCTGACGATCTACCGCGAGGTGCTGCTGCCGATCGCCTTCGCGCTGCTCGTGCGGCCCGGGACCAAGCTCTCGGAGATCAAGACGGTCACGGGCCATCCCGTGGCCCAGCCGCAGGTCAGGAACTGGCTGCGGGCGCACCTCCCCGACGCCCTGTGGGAGTCGGCCGCTTCCAACGCGGACGGGGCCCGACTGGTCCAGGAGGGCCGCTTCGACGCCGCCTTCGCGGGCGAGTTCGCGGCGGCGACGTACGGTCTCGAGCCGCTCGTCACCGAGATCCACGACGCGGAGAACGCCGAGACACGGTTCGTGCTCGTGGGCCGGCCGGCCCGGCCGGCGGCTCCGACCGGCGCGGACAAGACCTCGGTGGTGCTGTGGCTGGGTGACGATCATCCGGGTGCCCTCCTCGAACTGCTCCAGGAATTCGCGGTGCGCGGGGTGAACCTGATGCTGATCCAGTCCCGGCCCACGGGAGCGGGGATCGGGAACTACTGCTTCGCCGTGGACGCCGAGGGACATATCTCGGACCGCCGGGTGGGCGAGGCACTGATGGGGCTCAAGCGGATGTGCCCCAAGATCCGCTTCCTCGGCTCGTACCCGCGGGCGGGCGTCGCGATCGAGGACGTGTCGCCGCTGCGGCGTGGGACTTCGGACGTGGAGTTCACGGAGGCCTCCGACTGGCTCGCGAGGGCCCAGGACGGTCGGGCCTGA
- a CDS encoding ABC transporter ATP-binding protein, which yields MTTLHIDHVSRWFGNVVAVNDVTMSVGPGVTGLLGPNGAGKSTLINMMGGFLDPSTGSVTLDGQKIWGNESVYRQIGVVPEREAMYDFLTGREFVVANAELQGLGAKEAQEALATVEMEYAQDRKISTYSKGMRQRVKMASALVHQPSVLLLDEPFNGMDPRQRMQLMDLLRRMGAEGRTVLFSSHILEEVEQLASHIEVIVAGRHAASGDFRKIRRLMTDRPHRYLVRSSDDRALAAALIADPSTAGIEVDHAEGGLRVQAVDFGRFTELLPQVAKDRGIRLLTVSPSDESLESVFSYLVAA from the coding sequence GTGACCACCCTCCACATCGACCACGTCTCCCGCTGGTTCGGAAACGTCGTGGCCGTGAACGACGTCACGATGTCGGTGGGCCCGGGCGTCACCGGCCTCCTCGGGCCGAACGGCGCCGGGAAGTCCACCCTGATCAACATGATGGGCGGCTTCCTCGACCCCTCCACGGGCAGCGTCACGCTCGACGGACAGAAGATCTGGGGGAACGAGTCCGTCTACCGCCAGATCGGTGTCGTCCCCGAGCGGGAGGCGATGTACGACTTCCTGACCGGTCGCGAGTTCGTCGTGGCCAACGCGGAACTGCAGGGCCTCGGTGCCAAGGAGGCCCAGGAGGCCCTGGCCACGGTCGAGATGGAGTACGCCCAGGACCGCAAGATCTCCACGTACAGCAAGGGCATGCGGCAGCGCGTGAAGATGGCCTCGGCCCTCGTGCACCAGCCGTCCGTGCTCCTCCTGGACGAGCCGTTCAACGGCATGGACCCGCGCCAGCGCATGCAGCTGATGGACCTGCTGAGGCGGATGGGCGCGGAGGGCCGTACGGTCCTCTTCTCCTCGCACATCCTGGAGGAGGTCGAGCAGCTCGCCTCGCACATCGAGGTCATCGTGGCCGGCCGGCACGCGGCCTCCGGCGACTTCCGCAAGATCCGCCGGCTCATGACGGACCGGCCGCACCGCTACCTCGTCCGCTCCAGCGACGACCGGGCGCTGGCCGCCGCGCTGATCGCCGACCCGTCCACGGCCGGGATCGAGGTCGACCATGCGGAGGGCGGACTGCGCGTCCAGGCGGTGGACTTCGGGCGGTTCACGGAGCTGCTGCCCCAGGTCGCGAAGGACCGGGGCATCCGCCTCCTGACGGTCTCGCCCTCGGACGAGTCCCTCGAATCGGTCTTCTCGTACCTCGTCGCGGCCTGA
- a CDS encoding CynX/NimT family MFS transporter, whose protein sequence is MSTDIRTADEVRAGVSDAGAAAEVGAGAGAGVLRPAEGVAARRALLAHPAVLLVGIVLASLNMRVALASVAPLVGEISAAFGLSSTASSLVTSVPVLFLGAGALVAPWLGRRFGAERVLFAALLLLGVGILVRVLPSVYALYGGGILVGTAIALLNVLMPGLIKRDFPDRAAAMTSVYTGALIAGATVAAAASVPLEEALGGGWEASLGFWSLLAGVAALAWLPQVLIAKGRTGHEVRAVAAGGAGPVSVWRSPLAWQVTLFMGGQSLWSYVLIAWMPTIFTDHGMSRSTAGVIFAFNTLTQIVGAFAVPLLAGRMRSQRPLIVLVTTLVAAGYTGLLVAPAEGAWLWAALLGVGQGGALGLALTLIVLRSGDAVTASRLSGMAQTVGYLLAAAGPLAAGALHQATGSWTLPISLVLGVCAASLAVGLLAARNRTV, encoded by the coding sequence ATGAGCACCGACATACGTACGGCGGACGAGGTCCGAGCAGGAGTCTCCGACGCCGGGGCCGCGGCCGAGGTCGGGGCCGGGGCCGGGGCCGGGGTCCTGCGGCCGGCCGAAGGGGTCGCCGCCCGGCGCGCGTTGCTCGCGCACCCGGCGGTGCTGCTGGTCGGGATCGTGCTGGCCTCGCTGAACATGCGGGTCGCCCTGGCGAGCGTGGCGCCCCTGGTCGGCGAGATCTCCGCCGCCTTCGGGCTCTCCTCGACGGCGAGCTCGCTCGTCACCTCGGTCCCGGTCCTCTTCCTCGGCGCGGGCGCGCTGGTCGCTCCGTGGCTGGGCCGCCGCTTCGGCGCGGAGCGGGTGCTGTTCGCCGCGCTCCTGCTGCTCGGCGTCGGCATCCTCGTGCGCGTGCTGCCGTCCGTGTACGCGCTGTACGGCGGCGGGATCCTCGTCGGCACGGCGATCGCCCTGCTGAACGTCCTGATGCCGGGACTGATCAAGCGGGACTTCCCGGACCGGGCCGCGGCGATGACCTCCGTCTACACGGGCGCGCTGATCGCGGGCGCGACGGTGGCGGCGGCGGCCTCGGTGCCGCTGGAGGAGGCCCTCGGCGGCGGTTGGGAGGCCTCGCTCGGCTTCTGGTCGCTGCTCGCCGGGGTCGCGGCGCTCGCATGGCTTCCGCAGGTGCTGATCGCCAAGGGGCGTACGGGCCATGAGGTACGGGCCGTCGCGGCCGGCGGCGCCGGGCCGGTGAGCGTCTGGCGCTCGCCGCTTGCCTGGCAGGTGACCCTGTTCATGGGCGGCCAGTCGCTCTGGTCCTACGTCCTGATCGCCTGGATGCCGACGATCTTCACCGACCACGGGATGAGCCGCTCCACGGCGGGGGTGATCTTCGCCTTCAACACCCTGACCCAGATCGTGGGCGCCTTCGCGGTGCCCCTCCTCGCGGGCCGGATGCGGAGTCAGCGCCCGCTGATCGTCCTGGTCACGACGCTGGTCGCGGCCGGTTACACCGGTCTGCTCGTCGCACCGGCCGAGGGCGCCTGGCTCTGGGCGGCGCTGCTCGGCGTCGGCCAGGGCGGCGCGCTCGGCCTCGCCCTGACCCTGATCGTGCTGCGCTCGGGGGACGCGGTGACCGCGTCCAGGCTGTCGGGGATGGCCCAGACGGTCGGCTATCTGCTCGCCGCGGCGGGCCCGCTGGCCGCCGGCGCCCTGCACCAGGCCACCGGCTCCTGGACGCTGCCGATCTCCCTCGTCCTGGGCGTCTGCGCGGCCTCCCTCGCCGTGGGCCTGCTCGCGGCCCGCAACCGCACGGTCTGA
- a CDS encoding HAD family hydrolase, with amino-acid sequence MSPFPYRLVATDLDGTLLRADESVSARTRDALAAVTEAGAAHIVVTGRAVPWTRHILDDLGYEGIAVCGQGAQVYHAGEHRLLTSLTLDRQLAGLALSKLEAEVGPLAVAASRDGLEGEVLMGPGYRVQEGPLPYVPYEDPAELWAAPLTKLYIQHPTLSDDELTRISRETVGGLVDVVMAGPGIVEILPLGLSKATGLSLAARRLGVKAADTIAFGDMPNDIPMFAWAAHGVAMGNAHEELRSVANEVTASNEEDGIAVVLERLLSA; translated from the coding sequence GTGAGCCCCTTCCCCTACCGCCTGGTGGCGACGGACCTCGACGGCACGCTGCTGCGCGCCGACGAGTCCGTCTCGGCCCGCACCCGGGACGCGCTCGCCGCCGTCACGGAGGCGGGCGCGGCGCACATCGTCGTCACCGGCCGGGCGGTGCCCTGGACGCGGCACATCCTCGACGACCTCGGCTACGAGGGGATCGCGGTGTGCGGGCAGGGCGCGCAGGTCTACCACGCCGGTGAGCACCGGCTGCTGACCTCGCTGACCCTGGACCGGCAGCTCGCCGGACTCGCCCTCTCCAAGCTCGAGGCGGAGGTCGGCCCGCTGGCGGTGGCCGCCAGTCGCGACGGCCTGGAGGGCGAGGTCCTGATGGGCCCCGGCTACCGGGTCCAGGAGGGGCCCCTGCCGTACGTCCCGTACGAGGATCCGGCGGAGCTGTGGGCGGCGCCGCTGACCAAGCTCTACATCCAGCACCCGACGCTGAGCGACGACGAGCTGACGCGGATCTCCCGGGAGACGGTCGGCGGGCTCGTGGACGTCGTCATGGCGGGTCCGGGGATCGTGGAGATCCTCCCGCTCGGCCTGAGCAAGGCCACGGGGCTCTCCCTGGCCGCGCGCCGGCTGGGCGTGAAGGCCGCGGACACGATCGCCTTCGGCGACATGCCGAACGACATCCCGATGTTCGCCTGGGCGGCACACGGTGTCGCGATGGGCAACGCACACGAGGAGCTGCGGTCGGTGGCGAACGAGGTGACGGCCTCCAACGAGGAGGACGGCATCGCGGTCGTTCTGGAGCGCCTGCTGAGCGCCTGA